A stretch of the Arachis stenosperma cultivar V10309 chromosome 6, arast.V10309.gnm1.PFL2, whole genome shotgun sequence genome encodes the following:
- the LOC130935906 gene encoding protein trichome birefringence-like 6 has protein sequence MISSMERQRSFSLKPTRLLVFSFIIFSSIFFISTFTIWLTNSTPSLHQPTIHLHFNTVSSSSAAAADVGDTVNVGLRSFPVQFLAGSTKNFTVESVKFPTFGTQNNSLFGSKSEGVGHHVSAQTVNFTAMQEHEASSGRKVSNEQEKVAAGSTGRVKVPIFEKIEQKKAKGCDLTKGYWAFDESYPLYRKDSCPFIDEGFDCEGNGRLDRNYSKWRWQPKDCDIPRFNATRMLELIRGKRLVFVGDSINRNQWESMLCMLLSAIKDPKRVYETHGRKITKEKGNYSFRFLDYQCTVEYYASHFLVHESKARIGQKRRPTLRLDAIDHGSSRWRGADILVFNTAHWWSHYKTKAGINYYQEGTLVHPRLDVSTAFRKALKTWGSWVDRHINQRKTKVFFRSSAPSHFRGGNWNSGGHCTEATQPLNETLGGTDPEKNLITEEIIKQMKTPVTILNITGLSEYRIDGHPSIYGRKTQTRSIQDCSHWCLPGVPDTWNELLYFHLQTR, from the exons ATGATTTCATCAATGGAGAGGCAGAGAAGCTTTTCCTTGAAACCCACAAGGCTTTTGGTCTTCTCATTCATAATCTTCTCCTCCATCTTCTTCATCTCAACCTTCACCATTTGGCTCACCAACTCCACCCCGTCACTTCACCAACCCACTATCCATCTTCACTTCAATAccgtttcttcttcttctgctgcTGCTGCGGATGTAGGTGACACTGTTAATGTGGGTCTTCGATCTTTCCCTGTTCAGTTCTTGGCTGGCTCCACCAAAAATTTCACTGTCGAAAGTGTGAAGTTTCCAACTTTTGGGACCCAGAACAATAGCCTTTTTGGATCCAAATCTGAAGGTGTAGGCCACCATGTTAGTGCTCAAACTGTTAATTTCACTGCAATGCAAGAACATGAAGCTTCAAGTGGAAGGAAGGTAAGCAATGAACAGGAGAAGGTAGCTGCTGGTTCTACTGGGAGAGTGAAAGTTCCGATTTTTGAGAAGATTGAGCAGAAGAAAGCAAAAGGGTGTGATTTGACAAAAGGGTATTGGGCTTTTGATGAAAGTTACCCTCTTTATAGAAAAGATTCGTGCCCTTTTATAGATGAAGGTTTTGATTGTGAGGGGAATGGAAGATTGGATAGAAACTATTCGAAGTGGAGATGGCAACCCAAAGACTGTGATATTCCAAG GTTCAATGCAACAAGAATGCTTGAGTTGATTAGAGGGAAGCGACTAGTTTTCGTGGGGGATTCGATTAATAGGAATCAATGGGAATCAATGCTGTGCATGCTATTGAGTGctatcaaggatccaaagagaGTGTATGAAACTCATGGAAGGAAAATTACCAAAGAAAAGGGAAACTATAGTTTCAGGTTTCTG GATTATCAATGCACGGTTGAATACTATGCGAGTCATTTCTTAGTTCATGAAAGCAAGGCAAGGATAGGGCAGAAACGGAGACCGACGTTGCGACTCGACGCCATTGATCATGGTTCATCTAGATGGAGAGGAGCTGATATTTTGGTTTTCAACACCGCACATTGGTGGTCACATTACAAAACAAAGGCTGG GATCAACTACTATCAGGAAGGAACTCTAGTACATCCACGGCTAGACGTTTCGACGGCATTTAGGAAAGCTTTAAAAACATGGGGCTCATGGGTGGATAGGCacataaatcaaaggaaaaccAAAGTATTCTTCAGGAGTTCAGCACCATCTCATTTCAG GGGAGGGAATTGGAACTCTGGAGGACACTGCACAGAAGCAACACAACCTCTTAATGAAACCTTAGGTGGCACAGATCCTGAGAAGAACTTAATAACAGAGGAGATAATAAAGCAGATGAAAACTCCAGTGACAATTTTGAACATAACTGGTTTGTCAGAGTACAGAATAGATGGTCACCCATCAATCTATGGAAGAAAAACTCAAACTCGCAGCATACAAGATTGTAGCCATTGGTGCCTTCCAGGGGTACCAGACACATGGAATGAGCTCTTATATTTTCATTTACAAACAAGATGA
- the LOC130932563 gene encoding cytochrome c oxidase subunit 5C-like — protein sequence MAGPRIAHATLKGPSVVKEICIATVLGLAAGSVWKMHHWNEQRKVRAFYDLLEKGEISVIAQEE from the coding sequence ATGGCTGGCCCTAGAATCGCTCATGCTACATTGAAAGGACCGAGTGTTGTGAAGGAGATTTGCATTGCGACAGTGCTGGGACTTGCTGCTGGCAGTGTTTGGAAGATGCATCACTGGAATGAACAGAGAAAAGTTAGGGCCTTTTATGATTTGCTTGAGAAAGGTGAGATTAGTGTTATTGCGCAAGAAGAGTGA